Proteins co-encoded in one Salarias fasciatus chromosome 4, fSalaFa1.1, whole genome shotgun sequence genomic window:
- the LOC115387461 gene encoding dual specificity mitogen-activated protein kinase kinase 6-like, giving the protein MSLSKGGKKKNPGLKLAPTVFASPPSEVTAPPRDLDSKACVTIGDQNFVVKADDLEQIAELGRGAYGVVDKMRHVPSGVIMAVKRIRATVNTLEQKRLLMDLDISMRTVDCFYTVTFYGALFREGDVWICMELMDTSLDKFYKKVIEKGKTIPEDILGKITVAIVKALEHLHSNLSVIHRDVKPSNVLINTEGQVKMCDFGISGHLVDSVAKTMDAGCKPYMAPERINPDLNQKGYSVKSDIWSLGITMIELAILKFPYDSWGTPFQQLKQVVDEPSPQLPADRFSPEFVDFISQCLRKKPNERPAYTELMKHPFFTLHDAKETDVASFVKVILDD; this is encoded by the exons ATGTCTCTGTCCAAAGGAG ggaagaagaagaatcccGGGCTGAAGCTGGCCCCAACCGTGTTTGCCTCACCTCCATCAGAAGTAACAGC CCCCCCTCGAGATCTCGACTCTAAAGCTTGTGTCACCATCGGAGATCAG AACTTTGTGGTGAAGGCTGATGACTTGGAACAGATTGCTGAGCTGGGCCGGGGAGCGTACGGGGTGGTGGACAAGATGAGACATGTGCCCAGTGGTGTGATCATGGCTGTCAAG AGGATTCGGGCCACTGTcaacactctggagcagaaGCGGCTGCTGATGGACCTGGACATCTCCATGAGGACAGTGGACTGCTTCTACACTGTGACTTTCTACGGCGCCCTCTTCAGAGAG GGCGATGTTTGGATCTGTATGGAGCTGATGGACACGTCTTTGGATAAGTTCTACAAGAAGGTTATCGAGAAAGGCAAAACCATTCCTGAAGACATCCTGGGCAAGATCACAGTAGCA ATCGTCAAAGCGTTAGAACATCTGCACAGTAACCTGTCGGTGATCCACAGAG ATGTGAAGCCCTCCAACGTTCTCATCAACACCGAGGGCCAAGTGAAAATGTGCGACTTCGGCATCAGCGGCCACCTGGTGGACTCCGTGGCCAAAACCATGGACGCAGGCTGTAAGCCCTACATGGCG CCTGAGCGGATCAACCCTGACCTCAACCAGAAAGGCTACAGCGTCAAGTCCGACATCTGGAGTCTTGGTATCACAATG ATCGAGCTGGCCATCCTGAAGTTCCCCTACGACTCGTGGGGAACCCCGTTCCAGCAGCTCAAGCAGGTGGTGGACGAGCCGTCCCCACAGCTGCCGGCCGACCGCTTCTCCCCAGAGTTTGTAGACTTCATCTCCCAGTG CTTAAGAAAGAAGCCAAACGAAAGACCAGCTTACACAGAGTTAATg AAACATCCTTTTTTCACCCTGCACGACGCCAAAGAGACAGATGTGGCCAGTTTTGTCAAGGTCATCCTGGATGACTGA